The following are from one region of the Stanieria cyanosphaera PCC 7437 genome:
- a CDS encoding TM2 domain-containing protein gives MNDQKQDVNLGVAYLLWGLCVFGVCGIHRFYLGRIGTGLLYLFTFGLFGFGQVIDLFLIPDMAQERNRFLLEKLRTERLLKFADRGEEIIRRKTAQLLNQVQKNLETAPKPQPSDPMLILLKAAAAHNNVLSMGQAMIATELSADTVERLLKQALKQGIAHIDNDPETGAVRYHFDL, from the coding sequence ATGAACGATCAGAAACAGGATGTCAATTTGGGTGTAGCTTACCTTTTGTGGGGTTTATGCGTTTTTGGTGTTTGTGGAATCCATCGTTTTTACTTAGGTAGAATTGGCACAGGTCTACTTTATCTTTTTACTTTTGGTTTGTTTGGTTTTGGTCAAGTAATCGACTTATTTCTAATTCCTGACATGGCACAGGAAAGAAACCGTTTTTTATTAGAAAAATTGAGGACAGAAAGGCTATTAAAATTTGCAGACCGCGGTGAAGAAATTATCAGAAGAAAAACCGCTCAATTATTAAATCAAGTTCAAAAAAACTTAGAAACAGCCCCAAAACCTCAACCATCCGATCCAATGTTGATCTTATTAAAGGCCGCTGCTGCTCATAATAATGTTTTGTCGATGGGTCAAGCTATGATCGCTACAGAATTATCAGCCGATACAGTAGAAAGATTATTAAAACAAGCATTAAAACAAGGAATTGCTCATATTGATAACGACCCAGAAACAGGGGCTGTTCGATATCATTTCGATCTTTAA
- a CDS encoding M48 family metallopeptidase, with the protein MKLLTSLLTISLIVLSTSQTSFAQIINSPEITKKPSETESETNKTPNQSESETKQPTSEQIIRYLKLATADQLYLDGKKTAAEKLYREVKQPWEIEKNLTRQTKIAKPFYETEKLSPAGAVYWRTYQSGLKQNLVSKIVVPLQLLVEKQPEFIPGHIHYATALQKQAKTEEALKVLEAAISQYPNEPQLLRVKIAADLADKNWLDASITARQFALFNPQHPEAAEFTQLADQYLENFQSHLRGQLRENAIGSLITGAVGYALTGNLFGPISALETTIMLLRGESAVGESTAKQAQKYLPMVQDQEVLNYVRNVGQKVAAVSGRNEFDYEFYVVMDDQINAFALPGGKIFINAGTIMKTESEAELAGLLAHEIAHAVLSHGFQLVSRGSFTSNVVQYIPYVGGLTGNLIVLNYSRDMERQADTFGTKMLVNAGYAADGVRNLMVKLDQEVAKEKQPEPPAWLSTHPQSKDRISDLENLIIKNNLNRYAYEGVAKHQKISQKVAQLWHQYQQTEEYKERQREDEY; encoded by the coding sequence ATGAAATTGTTAACAAGTTTATTGACAATTAGCTTAATTGTTTTATCTACTAGTCAGACTAGTTTTGCTCAAATAATAAACTCTCCAGAAATTACTAAAAAACCTTCGGAAACAGAATCAGAGACTAACAAGACTCCAAACCAATCAGAATCAGAAACAAAACAACCTACTTCTGAACAAATTATCCGTTATCTAAAATTAGCTACAGCCGATCAACTTTATTTAGATGGTAAAAAAACTGCTGCCGAAAAATTATATCGCGAAGTCAAACAACCTTGGGAAATCGAAAAAAATCTGACTCGTCAAACCAAAATCGCCAAACCATTTTATGAAACTGAAAAATTAAGTCCCGCAGGTGCAGTTTATTGGCGAACTTATCAATCAGGATTAAAACAAAATTTAGTTAGTAAAATTGTTGTGCCTTTACAACTACTGGTAGAAAAACAACCAGAATTTATTCCAGGTCATATTCATTACGCAACAGCTTTGCAAAAACAAGCTAAAACAGAAGAAGCTTTAAAAGTTTTAGAAGCAGCAATTAGTCAATATCCTAATGAACCTCAATTATTAAGAGTTAAAATTGCAGCAGATTTAGCTGATAAAAATTGGTTAGATGCTTCAATTACTGCCCGTCAATTTGCTTTATTTAATCCACAACACCCAGAAGCAGCAGAATTTACTCAATTAGCAGATCAATATCTAGAAAATTTTCAAAGTCATCTACGTGGACAACTGAGAGAAAATGCGATTGGTAGCTTGATTACTGGGGCAGTTGGTTATGCTTTAACAGGTAATTTATTTGGACCAATTTCTGCTTTAGAAACGACTATTATGTTACTAAGAGGTGAAAGTGCTGTTGGCGAGAGTACAGCTAAACAAGCTCAAAAATATCTACCAATGGTTCAAGACCAAGAAGTATTAAATTATGTCAGAAATGTTGGTCAAAAAGTTGCTGCTGTTTCGGGAAGAAATGAATTTGATTATGAATTTTATGTCGTAATGGACGATCAAATTAATGCTTTTGCTTTGCCTGGAGGAAAAATTTTTATTAATGCAGGGACAATCATGAAAACTGAATCAGAAGCTGAATTAGCTGGTTTACTTGCCCACGAAATTGCCCATGCTGTTCTTTCTCACGGTTTTCAATTAGTTTCTCGCGGTAGTTTCACTTCTAATGTCGTTCAATACATTCCTTATGTTGGTGGTTTAACAGGAAACCTGATTGTACTTAATTACAGTCGAGATATGGAAAGACAAGCAGATACTTTTGGCACAAAAATGTTAGTCAATGCTGGTTACGCTGCTGACGGAGTTCGGAATTTAATGGTTAAGTTAGATCAAGAGGTTGCTAAAGAAAAACAACCCGAACCTCCTGCTTGGTTATCTACCCATCCTCAAAGTAAAGATAGAATTAGTGATTTGGAAAATTTGATTATCAAAAATAATTTAAATCGTTATGCTTATGAAGGAGTAGCCAAACACCAAAAAATTAGTCAAAAAGTTGCTCAATTATGGCACCAATATCAACAAACTGAAGAATATAAAGAAAGGCAACGTGAGGATGAATATTAA
- a CDS encoding DUF3326 domain-containing protein → MSHPYTAVLIVPTGVGAAIGGYAGDALPVARAMAQVCDRVLTHPNVLNGAQLYWSMDNTYYVEGYGLDRFAASNWGLQPVHQNRIGLLLDRGIETELRLRHLQAADATRATLGLNLTDYVVTDAPLEVQLRTAASGASWGTIGNPASLLRGAEKLIRQAGANAIAVVARFPDEQESLALNNYRHGAGVDPLAGAEAVISHLLVRQFQIPAAHAPALNPLPLEPNLSPRAAAEELGYTFLPCVLVGLSRAPQFVTPQKSTSARTSPALEVSATIWANQVDTVIVPASACGGSAILSFSGTSTQIIAVEENTTQMQVPPEPLGIKAIRVNSYLEALGIVVAHRAGINADALRPSLSSLRCLA, encoded by the coding sequence GTGAGTCATCCCTATACAGCGGTGCTAATTGTTCCTACGGGAGTAGGGGCTGCGATTGGAGGTTATGCAGGAGATGCTTTACCTGTAGCAAGAGCTATGGCTCAAGTTTGTGATCGCGTTCTGACTCATCCTAATGTCCTGAATGGCGCACAATTGTATTGGTCGATGGACAATACTTATTATGTCGAAGGTTATGGCTTGGATCGGTTTGCTGCTTCTAATTGGGGATTGCAACCTGTCCACCAAAATCGCATAGGATTGTTGCTAGATCGAGGAATTGAGACAGAATTACGCCTGCGTCATCTTCAGGCAGCCGATGCAACTAGAGCAACTTTGGGACTAAATCTAACTGATTACGTAGTCACTGATGCGCCTCTAGAAGTTCAATTACGCACCGCTGCTTCGGGAGCAAGTTGGGGAACGATTGGCAATCCAGCCAGTTTGTTACGAGGAGCAGAAAAACTAATTCGTCAGGCAGGAGCAAATGCGATCGCAGTTGTAGCTCGATTTCCTGATGAGCAAGAAAGTTTAGCTTTAAATAATTATCGTCATGGCGCAGGAGTAGACCCCTTAGCAGGAGCAGAAGCCGTTATTTCTCATTTATTAGTACGTCAGTTTCAAATTCCCGCAGCCCACGCACCTGCTTTAAATCCTTTACCTTTAGAACCTAATTTATCCCCCCGTGCAGCAGCCGAAGAATTGGGTTATACTTTTCTGCCTTGTGTTTTAGTAGGATTATCACGCGCACCTCAATTTGTCACTCCTCAAAAGTCAACTTCAGCACGAACATCACCAGCCCTAGAAGTTTCTGCAACAATCTGGGCAAATCAAGTAGATACGGTAATCGTACCTGCTAGTGCTTGTGGTGGTAGTGCTATACTCAGTTTTAGTGGCACGTCAACTCAAATTATTGCTGTAGAAGAAAATACTACTCAAATGCAAGTTCCTCCTGAACCATTGGGAATCAAAGCAATTAGAGTAAACTCTTATTTAGAGGCTTTAGGGATTGTAGTAGCCCATCGTGCTGGTATTAATGCCGATGCCCTCCGTCCTTCGTTATCATCTCTTCGTTGTTTAGCTTAA
- a CDS encoding CPBP family intramembrane glutamic endopeptidase, producing MANYNNSEIEPLSRTQILVVMGVTAVILLGVAKIWQRLGSVKLLPVIFDLNALIWGIGMAAGITVASSMIYWLWPAYRQSADIYLELVIKPLVLPDLIWLGLLPGLSEELLFRGVMLPALGLNLAAVIISSLLFGVLHLSGAGQWPYVVWATIVGFALGYSALFTGNLLIPIIAHITTNLVSSVLWKITHPQTSQE from the coding sequence GTGGCAAATTATAATAATTCAGAAATCGAACCTCTCAGCCGTACCCAGATTTTAGTAGTGATGGGTGTTACTGCGGTGATTTTGTTAGGCGTAGCTAAAATATGGCAAAGGTTGGGTTCTGTAAAACTTTTACCTGTAATCTTCGACCTCAATGCCTTAATTTGGGGTATCGGTATGGCAGCAGGTATTACTGTTGCTAGTAGTATGATTTATTGGCTTTGGCCTGCTTATCGTCAAAGTGCCGATATTTATTTGGAATTAGTCATTAAACCGTTAGTTTTACCTGATTTAATTTGGTTAGGTCTTCTTCCTGGTTTAAGTGAAGAATTATTATTTCGAGGCGTAATGTTACCTGCCTTGGGGTTAAATTTAGCTGCTGTAATTATCTCTAGTTTATTATTTGGAGTTCTTCATCTAAGTGGTGCTGGACAGTGGCCTTATGTAGTATGGGCAACAATAGTAGGTTTTGCTTTAGGCTACAGTGCCTTATTTACAGGTAATTTATTAATCCCAATTATTGCCCATATTACTACTAACTTAGTTTCCAGTGTTTTGTGGAAAATAACTCATCCTCAAACAAGCCAAGAATAG
- a CDS encoding S1 family peptidase, translating to MFSNNKSKAINHKKPQNNLGKSCFRFLNSSSVKLKKINLIYQILGILFLNSLIIAPASAELSLEEINSIARQTTVLIAPGLTPELVKELEANRNNPIARESNPDGVWNPGSGVIIAKNDNTYYVLTVTHNFKQNDLDANYVYGIRTNDGLVHQVDNISDRRDCPLDDQPNPVSRLLRFGCYSLAIPTRVAGPDLAVVSFRSDRNYPVASLGNVDNVQIEERIYISGWPDPEKEQDPVTGECRGKVARRQRRLAWTPITRKIQPQQGENGYSLFYFDQTRPGMSGGPVFDSNGYVIGVHGRGSADKGKIVQQYCSISNFESASFESEDLAKTVSDAVKYDPPTLHTRFSSGQNLNNFLNLWNPLEIELPFNYQPPSSATIKAALTPVKTNNNASGTLDFDPNQDLAGSYDLNDKQDVVEDIYEGFSIKNMIRDEPSAGCRFLLLGESCQK from the coding sequence ATGTTTTCCAACAATAAATCTAAAGCGATTAACCACAAAAAACCACAAAACAATTTAGGCAAATCTTGTTTTAGATTTCTTAATTCATCTTCAGTAAAATTAAAAAAAATTAATCTTATTTATCAAATTTTAGGCATACTGTTTTTAAACAGTTTAATCATTGCTCCAGCCTCAGCAGAATTATCTCTCGAAGAAATCAACTCAATCGCTAGACAAACTACAGTTTTAATTGCACCTGGATTAACACCTGAATTAGTCAAAGAATTAGAAGCTAATCGCAACAATCCTATAGCCAGAGAAAGTAATCCTGATGGAGTTTGGAATCCTGGTTCTGGAGTAATTATTGCCAAAAACGACAATACTTATTACGTTTTAACCGTTACCCACAACTTTAAACAAAACGACTTAGACGCAAATTATGTCTACGGCATTCGGACGAATGATGGACTAGTACATCAGGTTGATAATATTAGCGATCGCAGAGATTGTCCGTTGGACGATCAACCCAATCCTGTTAGTAGGTTGCTGCGTTTTGGTTGCTATTCTCTAGCAATTCCTACTAGAGTAGCAGGGCCTGATTTAGCCGTAGTTAGTTTTAGAAGCGATCGCAATTATCCTGTTGCCTCACTAGGTAATGTAGATAATGTTCAAATTGAAGAACGAATTTATATTTCTGGTTGGCCAGATCCAGAAAAAGAACAAGATCCAGTTACAGGAGAATGTCGAGGAAAAGTTGCTCGTCGACAAAGACGTTTAGCTTGGACTCCAATTACCAGAAAAATTCAACCTCAACAAGGAGAAAATGGTTACAGTCTTTTTTATTTCGATCAAACTCGTCCTGGCATGAGTGGAGGACCTGTGTTTGATAGCAATGGTTATGTCATCGGAGTTCACGGACGCGGTTCGGCAGATAAAGGTAAAATAGTTCAACAATACTGTTCGATTTCAAATTTTGAATCGGCTAGTTTTGAGTCAGAAGACTTAGCAAAAACCGTTTCAGATGCAGTTAAATACGATCCACCAACTCTACACACTAGGTTTAGTAGTGGACAGAATTTAAATAACTTTTTAAATTTATGGAATCCTTTAGAGATAGAATTACCTTTTAACTATCAACCACCTTCTTCTGCAACAATTAAAGCTGCTTTAACTCCAGTCAAAACGAATAATAATGCTAGTGGCACATTAGATTTTGACCCCAATCAAGATTTAGCTGGCAGTTACGATCTTAATGACAAACAAGATGTAGTTGAAGATATTTACGAAGGTTTTTCGATCAAAAATATGATTAGAGACGAACCTTCGGCGGGCTGTCGTTTTCTTCTGTTAGGAGAATCTTGCCAAAAATAA
- a CDS encoding metal-binding protein, with protein sequence MPSGQTHDRITLWSLPWLAGISFCLTRNGELTLILAGSFLFSGLMFGPDLDIYSIQFKRWGLFRSLWLPYRYLFRHRSFFSHGFIIGTVVRLIYLLIFCLLLAIFVVAILQLIWGFEWNWQQVARQAIQLSLHKYLAEIIAGVIGLELGAMSHSLSDWCHSHWKNRQKNQLKIKSVPPGLKKPQRKEKARSRRQKVKDRN encoded by the coding sequence ATGCCTTCTGGTCAGACCCACGATCGCATCACTCTTTGGAGTTTACCTTGGCTTGCTGGTATTTCTTTTTGTTTAACTCGCAATGGTGAATTAACGCTTATTCTTGCTGGATCATTCCTGTTTAGCGGATTGATGTTTGGTCCAGATTTAGATATATATTCGATCCAGTTTAAACGTTGGGGGTTATTTCGTTCGCTTTGGTTACCTTATCGCTATTTATTCCGTCATCGAAGTTTTTTTTCTCATGGCTTCATTATTGGTACAGTTGTTAGATTAATTTATTTATTAATATTTTGTTTATTGCTTGCTATTTTTGTAGTAGCAATTCTTCAATTAATTTGGGGTTTTGAGTGGAACTGGCAACAAGTAGCTAGACAAGCAATTCAATTAAGTTTGCACAAATATTTAGCAGAAATCATTGCTGGTGTGATCGGTTTGGAATTAGGAGCAATGAGTCATTCTTTGAGTGATTGGTGTCATTCCCATTGGAAAAACCGTCAAAAGAACCAATTAAAAATTAAAAGTGTGCCACCTGGGCTAAAGAAACCTCAAAGGAAAGAGAAAGCAAGAAGCAGAAGGCAGAAGGTAAAAGACAGAAATTAG
- a CDS encoding low-complexity tail membrane protein, with product MSSFRSEPFLWIHLTGIVLVPLWLEIVWLGLSIGTPLLWFWLELLLLAVVGILPILWMQLVRPFDIFSILLFSVKPEQLSSEQRQILAQFKTRSHRIVSIITAIMMILILWFLDSFAPLLIPINPWSQGWHLIGLIIAAVSLLASNLFLQVPVSVLRILLSNQASLAATEPLPSDQIAREFTIPGFWIDSILAKEQLG from the coding sequence ATGTCTTCTTTTCGTTCAGAACCTTTTTTGTGGATTCATCTCACAGGTATTGTTCTTGTGCCATTATGGCTTGAAATAGTCTGGCTAGGCTTATCGATTGGCACTCCCCTATTGTGGTTTTGGTTAGAATTATTATTGCTAGCTGTGGTAGGAATTTTACCTATACTATGGATGCAGCTAGTTCGTCCCTTTGATATTTTTAGTATTTTATTGTTTTCTGTCAAACCAGAGCAATTAAGCTCAGAACAAAGACAAATTTTAGCTCAATTTAAAACTCGATCGCATCGTATTGTTAGTATAATTACTGCAATAATGATGATTTTGATATTGTGGTTTTTAGACAGCTTTGCTCCTTTACTCATCCCAATTAATCCCTGGTCTCAAGGGTGGCATTTAATTGGATTAATTATTGCTGCAGTTAGTTTACTAGCTAGTAATTTGTTTTTACAAGTGCCAGTTAGTGTTTTAAGAATTTTGTTGAGTAATCAAGCTTCTTTAGCTGCTACAGAGCCATTACCCTCCGATCAAATTGCCAGAGAATTTACTATTCCTGGTTTTTGGATTGATTCAATTTTAGCGAAAGAACAATTAGGATAG
- the infB gene encoding translation initiation factor IF-2 has translation MNNGKVRIYELSKELNLDNKDIKDLCEKLNIAVKSHSSTITESQAERVRTAATKYVPEKTVNESVAHEGDERAKDKLKQQILAIHHKQNLPYSASQSSRKESNSVLAEPPKLLAKPQAKSSNPPTSLSSSNPTQSQLKQPPKPTLETNSPAESVEKTVVERPTAAKPKLVSPPSRPQLVKAPARDAQKQASSKPVAPEEEIASPELKVATPEKTVNKAKAKIKSQPSLPKLQRPQPPKPVDEIKEEVAVTAVDEEVAEETEEFDLDSGVKKEKKLKLKRPDLPRKGKTADWEEEEEEESLDSAKAGKAKTANKAKRRPKPLVDDDDDDFDTELDSSLISTAVSLATARPARPKSLEKQPVAATANKVKKPTQKTEKAAKVDKRDRAVVTGPPESVVLSHNLTVRELADLLNTPETDIIKSLFFKGIAVNITQSLELETARAVAEELGVKVETPEIKSAAAKETEMLDAADLDNLQTRPPVVTIMGHVDHGKTTLLDSIRQSKVAQGEAGGITQHIGAYHVDIEHNGNQQQIVFLDTPGHEAFTAMRARGTRVTDIAILVVAADDGVQPQTREAISHAKAAEVPIIVAINKIDKPESNPERIKQELTELGLVAEDWGGDTIMVPVSALKGENLDNLLEMILLVAEIEELSANPDRLAKGTVIESNLDRARGPVATLLVQNGTLRVGDNIVAGSVFGKIRAMVGDRGNKVEAATPSFAVEVLGLNDVPEAGDEFDVYPTEKEARVVAEARAEQQRDSRLQQAMSSRRITLSSLSAQAQEGELKELNLILKADVHGSVEAILGSLQQLPQNEVQLRILLAAPGEVTETDVDLAAASGAVIIGFNTTLASGSRQAADREGVDIRQYNIIYKLLDDIQGAMEGLLDPEEVEEPLGQAQVRAVFPVGRGTVAGCYVQSGKMVRNAQMRVRRGNAVIYTGVMDSLKRVKEDAKEVNAGYECGIGSSKFNDWQEGDIIEAYEMVFKRRTLSVN, from the coding sequence ATGAACAACGGAAAAGTCAGAATATACGAACTATCAAAAGAATTGAATTTGGATAACAAAGATATCAAAGACCTCTGCGAAAAGCTAAATATAGCTGTTAAGAGCCATAGTAGTACAATTACGGAATCTCAAGCTGAACGAGTTAGGACTGCTGCAACAAAATATGTTCCTGAGAAGACAGTCAATGAGTCTGTCGCTCATGAAGGAGACGAACGAGCCAAAGATAAACTTAAACAACAAATTCTGGCAATTCATCACAAGCAAAACCTGCCTTATTCTGCCTCTCAATCCTCTAGAAAAGAATCTAATTCTGTTTTAGCAGAGCCACCAAAATTACTAGCTAAACCACAAGCTAAATCTTCTAATCCACCAACATCTTTATCATCATCTAACCCTACTCAATCTCAACTGAAACAACCTCCTAAACCAACTTTAGAAACAAACTCTCCAGCAGAATCAGTAGAAAAGACCGTGGTAGAAAGACCAACAGCAGCTAAACCCAAACTAGTTAGTCCTCCATCAAGACCTCAGTTAGTTAAAGCTCCAGCTAGAGATGCCCAAAAACAAGCCTCTAGCAAACCTGTTGCTCCAGAAGAAGAAATAGCTTCGCCAGAGTTGAAAGTAGCTACACCAGAAAAAACTGTTAACAAAGCTAAAGCCAAAATCAAATCGCAACCTTCACTACCTAAATTACAACGACCTCAACCGCCTAAACCAGTTGATGAGATCAAAGAAGAAGTTGCGGTAACAGCAGTTGATGAAGAAGTAGCTGAAGAAACTGAAGAATTTGATTTGGATTCAGGTGTTAAAAAAGAGAAAAAACTCAAATTAAAACGACCAGATTTACCTCGCAAAGGAAAAACAGCCGATTGGGAAGAAGAAGAAGAGGAAGAAAGTCTTGATTCAGCTAAGGCTGGCAAAGCAAAAACAGCCAATAAAGCCAAGCGTCGTCCTAAGCCTTTAGTTGATGATGATGATGATGATTTTGATACAGAATTAGATAGCTCATTGATATCTACAGCCGTAAGTTTGGCTACGGCTCGTCCTGCTAGACCCAAATCTTTAGAAAAACAGCCAGTTGCTGCTACAGCTAATAAAGTTAAAAAACCAACCCAAAAAACGGAAAAAGCTGCTAAAGTAGACAAGCGCGATCGCGCTGTTGTAACAGGGCCACCAGAATCTGTCGTACTTTCTCATAACCTTACTGTTCGTGAATTAGCTGACCTACTCAATACCCCAGAAACAGATATTATTAAAAGTCTTTTCTTTAAGGGAATTGCAGTTAATATTACCCAATCTTTGGAATTAGAAACTGCTCGTGCTGTAGCAGAAGAATTAGGAGTCAAAGTAGAAACTCCAGAGATTAAATCAGCAGCAGCCAAAGAAACCGAAATGTTAGACGCTGCTGACCTCGATAATCTTCAAACTCGTCCTCCTGTAGTTACCATCATGGGACACGTTGACCACGGTAAAACGACTTTACTTGATTCGATTAGACAAAGTAAAGTTGCTCAGGGAGAAGCTGGCGGTATTACCCAACATATTGGTGCCTATCACGTTGATATCGAACACAACGGCAACCAACAGCAAATTGTTTTCCTTGATACTCCAGGACACGAAGCTTTCACAGCCATGAGAGCAAGAGGTACACGAGTAACTGACATTGCTATTTTAGTCGTGGCAGCAGATGATGGGGTACAGCCTCAAACTAGAGAGGCAATTAGTCACGCTAAAGCAGCAGAAGTACCTATTATTGTCGCAATCAACAAAATTGATAAACCAGAATCTAATCCTGAGCGAATTAAACAAGAGTTAACTGAACTAGGATTAGTTGCAGAAGATTGGGGTGGCGACACGATTATGGTACCAGTTAGCGCGCTAAAAGGCGAAAATCTGGATAATCTTTTGGAAATGATTCTGTTAGTTGCAGAAATCGAAGAATTATCCGCTAATCCTGACCGTCTTGCCAAAGGAACGGTGATTGAATCTAATCTTGATCGTGCTAGAGGTCCTGTAGCTACTTTATTAGTTCAAAATGGAACTCTCCGAGTTGGAGATAATATCGTCGCTGGTTCTGTCTTTGGCAAAATTCGGGCAATGGTCGGCGATCGCGGAAATAAAGTTGAAGCAGCTACTCCTTCTTTTGCCGTAGAAGTTTTAGGACTTAACGATGTTCCAGAAGCAGGAGACGAATTTGATGTCTATCCTACTGAAAAAGAAGCTCGGGTAGTAGCAGAAGCAAGGGCAGAACAACAAAGAGATTCTCGTCTTCAGCAGGCTATGTCTTCTCGAAGAATTACTCTTAGTAGTTTATCGGCTCAAGCTCAAGAAGGAGAACTTAAAGAGCTTAATTTAATTCTCAAAGCAGACGTTCATGGTTCTGTTGAAGCAATTCTTGGTTCTCTGCAACAGTTGCCTCAAAATGAAGTACAACTTCGGATTCTCTTAGCTGCGCCAGGAGAAGTAACCGAAACAGATGTTGACTTAGCTGCTGCTAGTGGTGCAGTAATTATTGGTTTTAACACTACTTTAGCCAGTGGTTCGCGCCAAGCTGCTGACCGTGAAGGAGTAGATATTCGTCAGTACAATATCATTTACAAACTACTTGATGATATTCAGGGCGCAATGGAAGGTCTGCTCGATCCTGAAGAAGTGGAAGAACCTCTTGGTCAGGCACAAGTTAGAGCCGTCTTCCCTGTCGGTCGCGGAACAGTTGCTGGTTGTTACGTCCAATCGGGTAAGATGGTTCGTAATGCTCAAATGAGAGTAAGACGTGGCAATGCGGTGATTTACACAGGTGTCATGGACTCTCTCAAACGAGTCAAAGAGGATGCTAAAGAAGTCAATGCTGGTTATGAATGTGGTATTGGCTCATCTAAGTTTAATGATTGGCAAGAAGGAGATATTATCGAAGCTTACGAAATGGTCTTTAAGCGTCGTACTCTTTCTGTTAATTAA
- a CDS encoding YlxR family protein, producing the protein MQPNYRRCLSCRKIAPKNSFLRIVRIYPSHQIKLEEGMGRSAYLCPEEDCLLKARHKNRLGRSLRANIPEEIYRSLAQCLKTKCQNK; encoded by the coding sequence ATGCAACCAAACTATCGACGTTGTCTTAGTTGTCGAAAAATAGCTCCAAAAAATTCATTTCTGCGGATTGTTAGAATATATCCCTCTCACCAAATTAAACTAGAAGAAGGAATGGGACGTTCAGCATATTTGTGTCCTGAGGAGGATTGTTTATTAAAAGCTCGTCACAAAAATCGTTTAGGGCGTTCTTTACGAGCTAATATTCCAGAAGAAATTTATCGAAGTTTAGCTCAATGCTTGAAAACAAAATGTCAAAATAAGTGA